TCTTTCACGCTTTTGGCAAAATTGTCGTATGAATTTATAGCGTAGTTGCTAAATTTGATAGATATGTTGCTTAAAATTTCGCCCTTAAACATCGAGGCGCCAGCAAGCAACGCTATAAAAACAAAAAGAACAATCTTACTCTTCATTTGTTAGCTGTTGTAAAAGTCCGATCTCTTGAAGTGCCTTGCCTGTGCCTCTAGCAACAGCAAGAAGCGGCTCATCAGCTACAAATACTGGAAGCTTAACGATATCAGACAAGAACTTATCAAGCCCTCTAATAAGCGCTCCACCGCCAGTTAGCACGATACCAGTCTCGACGATATCGCCAGCAAGATCAGGCGGCATCATCTCAAGCACAGTTTTGAGCGCATCTGCGATCTCTTTTAGCGGCTCTCTCATCGCCTCTCTCACATCCTCACTTGTCAGCTCAACCCTACTTAAAAGACCGCTCACTTGGTCGCGTCCTTTTACCACTACACTTAGCTCTTTTTCTAGCTGCACAGCAGAGCCCACAGCGATCTTTATCTCCTCGCCTGTTCTCTCGCCTATTAGTAAGTTGTATTTTTCTTTTATGTAATTAACTATGCTGCTATCTATCTTGTCGCCAGCTGTGCGGATAGACTTTGAGATAACTAAACCGCCAAGTGAGACGACACCGATCTCAGTCGTGCCACCGCCGATATCAACTACAAGGTTGCCTTGTGGCTCACGAACTGGTAAATTTGCACCAATAGCTGCTGCCATAGGCTCTT
This genomic stretch from Campylobacter concisus harbors:
- a CDS encoding rod shape-determining protein, with protein sequence MFLDQVIGFFSSDMGIDLGTANTLVLVKDKGIIINEPSVVAVRREKYGKQKILAVGHAAKEMVGKTPGDIEAIRPMRDGVIADFDMTERMIRYFIEKTHRRKNFLRPRIIISVPYGLTQVERKAVRESALSAGAREVFLIEEPMAAAIGANLPVREPQGNLVVDIGGGTTEIGVVSLGGLVISKSIRTAGDKIDSSIVNYIKEKYNLLIGERTGEEIKIAVGSAVQLEKELSVVVKGRDQVSGLLSRVELTSEDVREAMREPLKEIADALKTVLEMMPPDLAGDIVETGIVLTGGGALIRGLDKFLSDIVKLPVFVADEPLLAVARGTGKALQEIGLLQQLTNEE